GCGACCGGCCTGACGCATGAGCCACACGGGGGTGTACGGCACCGGTTCCCGCCGGGCGGCCCGGAGGAGCGGGGCATCTGGCGGTGGCACGCGAGAGAGCTTATCATCTGGCCCCATGGCATACATCTCCGGCAAGCAGGCGTTCCTCCAGATGCTGAAGCAGGAAGGCGTCTCGGTCATGTTCGGCAACCCGGGCACGACCGAGCTCCCGCTGATGGACGGCCTCGCGCGCGAGCC
The sequence above is drawn from the Candidatus Methylomirabilota bacterium genome and encodes:
- a CDS encoding thiamine pyrophosphate-binding protein produces the protein MAYISGKQAFLQMLKQEGVSVMFGNPGTTELPLMDGLAREP